CCTTATCTCTAACGAGCTAGAAGCTAAGCTCAACTCGTGAAGAATTCCCACGAGCCGAGCCACTAATGAACCGAGTCGAGCGAGCTACCGAGCCACGAGCTTTTCATCCAGCCTTAGCCAAAGGAGCCCTTACTCTACTTCTCTCACCTCACATAGGTGTCCAAGTAATTCACGAGATGGATATGTCATGGAAACCACTGGAATCATCTCCTACGTGACAAGTCCAGCTAATCACTCGCGTGCTTGCGGGCAAAAATCCTGTATGGCGAGTATACGGGTTCTATTTTGTACCCACGGGCATGGTGCAGGTTTGAGTTTGTGCCCACAGGCAAAAAATTAACCGGTATAAAAATGTCTTGCCCGCGCCCACGAACCCGCAACATAGTGCCTGACATGTGGACCCCTATACAACTATATAAGTGATTTCTAGGATTCCTTCTTCATTCCCAATCCTCCCAGGCCCAGCCGCACGCCTGCACCCCGCACACCACGCGTCTAGGCGGCCAtcgccacctccccgccgcccaccctcgctccccgccacctccccgccactccgccgcccgccgcgagGCCGCTGTGCCAACGCCCAGCTCCCTTGCttcgcggcctccgccgctCGATGCCTGGCCAGCACGGGTGTGTCCGCGGGTAGACTATACCCGCGGGTAACGGGCGCTGGCACAACTTCTTGCCTGTGATGGCAGTGGGCGCAGGCACGAATAAAGAGTTTGCCTCGCGAGCGCGAGTCCATAAACTCTCTCCCCACGGGCAATGTGCCCGTTGCCATCCACGAGTCCAGCGCGTGCAGGCGTAGTCCATGCACCGGCGTATACCTCACGAATCACACGAGCAAACCACCGGCCATGTCCACCGAGCGCAGCCCCAGCGACGGGACGCCCGCCGTcgatccaccgccgccgtggcAATCCCTTCCCTCCGACCTCCTGCTCGAGATCGCCGCGCGCTCAGACGCCGCGACCGTCCTGTACTGCGCCGCCACGTCCAAGCCCCTCCGCAGCGCCATCCTCGACCCGGtcttccgccgcctcctcgccctccgctccgccgccaACGGCGGCTTCGACCCCGCCCTCCTCCTGGGAGTCTCCTACCGGCtcgacggcgccgtcgccgtgacCTCCCCTCACCTCCGCCTCGACGCCGGCATCTTCCTGGACTCCGAGTGGCTGCCCGAGTCCTCACCAGACGGGCTACTCCTCCTCCGCCGGGACGTCCATGAGGAAAGGGTAACCCGGCTACGGTACGGAGTTTACCTCACCAGTCGACTCAACCTATGCGTCTGCGACACCTTCGCCGGCCATGTCGTCGCCTCACTTCCTCAACCGGCCCTCAAATACTGCAGCGGTCACAACATCAAAACTAAGGACTACGCCGCCTTGCTTACTACCGCCGGCGACGTCGGCTTCGAGGTGATCGCCATGGACATGCACCGGCAGACCTAGACCGTCTCGTCAAAGTCCGGCGAgtggggcgccgcccgcgccgtccACCCTGCCCCAGCGCACCCCTGGATCTTCGGCCGGAGGCTCatgccctgcgccgccgccgccgtcgggcgcACCGTGCACTGGCTCTGCTTCCGGCGGCCCGAGGCGTACACCCTCGGCGACAGAATCGTCCTCGCCCTGCACGCCGACACGGCACGGGCTACGAAGGTGGAGCTGCCACAGGCCTGCCTTAGCAGGATAGGAGATGATCCCTGTGATGCCAGATATTACGAGAGAGATCGGCGTCTCCTGCTGCACGCCGCCGGGGACGGGAGGCGGCTGggcatggtggcggcggagctcgacGCGATCACGGTGTGGACGCTCTCCGTCGAGGGCTCGCGGTGGAGCCGGCGGGCGGTGGTCGGCAGGGAGGCGATCGCCAGGCAGCTCCCGGCTGCCGGCTGGGACGTGGTGCACGGGACGATCACGCTCGAGGGGATTGGGGAGAGGAGCGGCACCGTGCTCTTCTCGACGAAGAAGTTTGGGGGGCTTGCGCAGCTCAACTTGGTGACGAAGAAGGCTCTCAAGTTTCGCAGGTGCAGGGACTGTAAACCCAGAACGTGGAGCCAGTGCGTGCATGACATAGATCTGGGCTCGCTGCTCCAACGCATGAAACATTTCTGAATTGTTCGCTTCTTCTTGTAATCAGTCACTCCGGTAGGTAGACTCTTGTTTAAAAAGTTCAAATGTGTAGTCCAGTAGTTCTGTATAGGTAATGCTGCAGCTACATGGAAAATGTTTCTTGAGATTTGCTATTTATCTATCGATAGATTCTTAAGAGAAAATTTGTCAAAATTTTATGTTGCATATAAATGTTGTCCTCTCATTTGTAGCTGCACGGGAAATGTTTCTTAGATAATACATCAGCAAACATGCTGCGTAGTGTCTCAAGATTCATGCCGACGACGCgtgtccatgcatgcatgaaccATTTATTTATCGCAAAAGCTAGAGCCCTCTTGTTACTTAATACTTCGTTGAGAGCACGGGAGGAATTAGTATCTAACATACATCTGGAAGCTCTCTTCATCTCCTCTCTCCATTCCATCACCACGTGAGGTCGGAATTGGAGAAGAAGACTGCCAGATTAGGGTTAAGGGTGTTCGGGTTTGGGTTGTGGGGTGGGGGGAGCTTCCATGGCCGGCGCCTTAAAGGGATGGCCGTGGGAGGCGGCCggcccggcggaggtggcggggtgTGGGTGGTGAGGCCAAGCGGCGATGGCGCCGCGGACCGGGCAATGGTGGACAACCGGTGGGTCGGGGTGGCGGTGGGGTCAAGCCACCGTAGTGGTTAGGAAGGACGGGGAAGGGGgccgcggcgggaggcgggcggacggcacggcggcgaggTTGTCGCCGGCcatgggcggtggtggaggccggcggTGGCTAGAAGGGAGGGGCAccggagaggaggaagatgacggcGGGGACACTCAccggagaggaggaagacgacgccgTGGTCCGTCTCCGCATATCTGGATGGAGAAGAAGtacggggaggggagggaagaggAGCAGCGGAGGTTGGGAGGCGACACCAGTGAGGTGGAGGGTGGCAGCGGCAGGGGAGGATCGGGCGATGGAGGCGAGAGACACGtccattttttttcctgtgGATAAGGTtgggcttgggcggcggtgctGCGGGGGCTATCGGCGGATGGCTATCCGGAGAGCCCCTCCGGCTAGTCACCTCCTTTATTTAATCTCTTGCTCAACCCTTTACTTATAGCATTCATGTGACATGCATCCAGGTTCTTCTTCCTGGGATCCATGGACAAAGAAGCTTATTTATTGCTCTCCTTGACAACTCCTTTTCTCATGCCTTCACCAGCATGCCAACTGATCATCACTAGATTATGAAATCTGCAAGTCAAAAGATCATAGGGACGTACCCATGCTTCTACTGTTTGGCTAGCTCATTCTTAATTCGTTCAGAGCTTGACCGGCCAATGAGGCTCCTCCTTTTCTCAAAGTGTTTGGATATATACCCTTCTTATCCTTGTCTTGCGATTTTGGCCAACCAGAGATCCTTCAGAGGCTGAAAGTTGGTCTTTGATTTTGCTTTCCAAAAGCTTATAGTTTGACTTGATCTAGGGGAGCACGCGACAACAAGAATAATTGCACGAAGTGAACTTGAAACCACGAAATCCCCAGCAGCTTAGTGCCAGGGATGATATACCAAATTTCAAGTCCTAGAGCAGTAAAACCAAATCGAGTGACAATTTTCTTCTTCAATGAACGCAAGAGTTTCTAGCCAATTTGGAAGGAGAAAAAACAGAATTAGGATGATCTCATTCTCACTCATGAATCGGGTGTACTCcatcgtcccaaattactattcattttgaatCTTTTAGATACAAAACTTTTAATATGGATCTAGATGTATGTACATCTAGATACGTaataaaaactatgtatctagaaaagctaaaatgaatagtaatttaggatagGGAGCTGGACCCCTTTTCTTTGGTTTCCTAGATATGCAAcctgaagtaaaaaaaaacgaTAAGGGGATTACAGTGTAGAGGATCAGATCACACTCACATCAGCCATCAGCCCCGCCAACCATCATCTTTAAGATGTGATTGGTTGACGTGTGCCGCTTCTCGGGGCACGCGCGCTGTTGCATTGGTGGGCCTCCGGCATGATGAAATGCTTCCGGATGTGCGTGTGGCCAGTGATCTTCATTCACCCGGGCCCAAAGCAGGGATTGGAATGAACAGGCAAAAGAGCTAGTCGAAGGCCGTCACAGAGTGAGAGTAAGAAAACATTAAGGAAGTGTTGCTCGTAGAAAAATGGTTTTGGTTAGACTGGATTATAAATTCAATGTTTAATAGTATTTGCAATTAGAGGAAGCACAGTACAAGATAATGCGTCTTCAAGATCTACCAGTGGGCGGATATGATACAGGCTAGCAACAAATTTATGCTACATTTCtcctaaaaaaacaaatttaTGCTACATAAAAGTAAAGGAAAAGATGAAAGGTTAGTAGGCACAAAACTTACTTATCTCTATCAGTAATATTATATGTGCTTGCTTTCTTAAAAGAGCATAGAAGCACTTTGGCAAGCAAATTGAGTGTACCACTTTAACCATGGGATTTGTTTTgtctcactttttttttctcttgttaTGCTATAGCAAAACCAATCTCAAGAATATTGAGATAGCCAGAGTATGCTTATATCATTGTGATGGTGACCAGTGGCAACTGTCAGTCTCCTCTCAGAAATTGGATTCAGATTCACAAATTCAGCTTCAATTTATTCAGATTCTGATTCTGATACAGTACAGATGTACAATTAATTGGTCACCAATTCAGGTACACAAAATTCTCTCCTTCCTGCATTGTTCTCTGTCACCATAGCTAACACCAACAACGACAACGGCAGTTGAAAAAACCAGAGCAAGGAAGAACTCTACAAGAATATGAAGAAAAAACTATGCACACTTCACGTATCCAAGATCTGCACCTGCAGGCCACAATAATACCCTGCTTCACCAACCATCTATCACTTTTGTTAGGATGCATATATACAGGTATATGAAGATGAACTATTTCTAGCAACCTAGCTCTATACAACTTGGCATGCTGATAGTCACTATCATCAGACTTGGCAAACCATCCCTACCTCAAGGGTGGAAACATGAGGCACGTTAGCCGCGTAGGCAGGGCCTCGGCTATTCCTCGTCAGGAACTCGTAGATGAAGTTTATGGCAATCCGCTTGATCAGGCTAGACCCACTCTTTGCCTTCATATACGAGCGCCCCATAATGAAGGACATGCCTGTCTCCCTTGCCTCAGTCAGCTCCTGCAGTTCGCTATGCACCTCGCTGTTGATCTGCACATTTTCTGGGAGCACAAACCTCACCCTTCTCGACTTGGATAATACTAGTTTCAGGTTTGTTTCCTTACGAGTGGATGATTCGGGTGATCCGTCAGGCTCACCGTCCTCCTCCTGAAATGGTAGGCCTTTGCTGATGACAGACAACCTCTCGTAGGGACTGTCTGAACCATCCAGATAACCATTTTGGTCGGAATCCCCAGAGCGGATGAACTCTGCAATGCTGCTCACTAGGGCCTTCTCAAACTCTAGGCTGTCCTGTTGCACATCCCGGTACCCGTATCGAACGACTACCCTGTATAGCCTGTATTGTTTCAGGCCAATGCGGCCAACCAAAAATCGCTCCTCGGGTTGGACATGTGGTACAGACACTGATTTAATGCATAGGAAGACCAGAACCTAACAAAAGAGAAACATGATTGATTATTACAGTAATTAAATAGAGAGATGCATGCATTGGTTCAGTACGAAATTATTCAGTCgtacaaaaaaaaatgctataACTTGGATACTAGAAAAATGCTACTCAAAACAACACAAAAAAGTATGAGAAGATACCTGATGAAATGCAGGAAGGTTGGTGACAAAGTGGGAGAAAATAGCAGGAATCCCAGACGTAAGCTCTGTATGTATGAGGCCAATGCCTCTGACACGAACAATACCCAATGAAGGGCCTAGATTCAAGAGCCAACTTATTGACACCTTGTTATCCACATCAAACTCGTACTTCTTTGCAGTGCCATAATGCCATACGCACATGATCATCAAGAAAATGAAGGAAAGAATTATAGGTACCCAAGCTCCTTCGTGGAACTTCACGAGGGACGCTGAGAAGTAGATGGCTTCGATTGCaccaaagaaaagaaggaaggcAAGAGCAAGTACAACATTCTTATTCCAGCAAAGGACAATGACGAGTGACATCAAGCAAGTAGTGACGATCATAACTGTTATAACTGCCAACCCTGAAACCGAAAAAAGATTGAACTCATGGAGTTAATATTCAATACATTTGAAGTTACATAAATAACTGAAAGTCTCATGATTTCGCTATTCCTGAGGAATTTAAATGTCTGTTAGTGAAATTTCATACTCTTACCTTGTGCATTTGCCATGTGCTTTGTATCTCTGAAGCCAATAGTAACAGCCAAGCACAGTACCATTAAAATCCAATTGATCTCTGGAATGTATATTTGGCCGTGTACTGTGGAGGATGTATGCACAATCTTCACCCTTGGAAAGCAATTAAAGGAACAACATTGTTTGATAACCGAGAATGTGCCAGTAATAACTGCTTGGCTCCCAACTACAGCTGCAAGTATTGCAATCACCAGAACAGGCCATCTGATTTTTTCTAGAAGGAGATTAATTATTGCATCAGGAAACAGCAAAGacagggaaaaaaattatttagcCAAGATAGGGATAACTGAGAATGTGTTTTCCATGAGTGTAAAAAGACACAGAGAGAGTACCAGGAACTGATACATAAAATCCAATATGATGGTTCTTCTCAAAACTGTGATGCTGTGAAATGTAAGCAGCTTGTCCCATATAGGCTAGTACGAGTGATGGATAAACCACCGCTGTGAAAGCTAACTGTTGAAAGAAAGAGAGTATTACAGAATTTAGACTAAATAAAACTTGGCGGGTGATAGTTAGAAATGGAAGGTGGCACGTCACAAGCCCTGAATTATAACGATGAATATAACAAACAATTATGATGTGATATACTGAATAATTCTAAACTGGAAGATCATACAAGTTGTAGCGAATCTCAGTGTA
Above is a genomic segment from Setaria viridis chromosome 4, Setaria_viridis_v4.0, whole genome shotgun sequence containing:
- the LOC117853163 gene encoding potassium transporter 25 → MVTRALEGGPMDAESGRGAAGARKKSWRSELVLAYQSLGVVYGEVVTSPLYVYRSAFAGGDIEHSEGNEEIYGVLSLVFWTLTLITLLKYVLVVLRADDDGEGGTFALYSLICRQVGAGLLPGGDGDDDLKEQRNGAAPPPASSVRKALQQRRGLQWLLLLFALLGTSMVIGDGVLTPAVSVFSAVSGIKLSMVNEQHQYVLLPVTCVILVGLFALQHFGTHRVGFLFAPIVCLWLLCISIIGVYNIVFWNPHVYKALSPYYSYRFLQKAQVGGWMSLGGILLCVTGSEAMYADLGHFSQSSIKLAFTAVVYPSLVLAYMGQAAYISQHHSFEKNHHIGFYVSVPEKIRWPVLVIAILAAVVGSQAVITGTFSVIKQCCSFNCFPRVKIVHTSSTVHGQIYIPEINWILMVLCLAVTIGFRDTKHMANAQGLAVITVMIVTTCLMSLVIVLCWNKNVVLALAFLLFFGAIEAIYFSASLVKFHEGAWVPIILSFIFLMIMCVWHYGTAKKYEFDVDNKVSISWLLNLGPSLGIVRVRGIGLIHTELTSGIPAIFSHFVTNLPAFHQVLVFLCIKSVSVPHVQPEERFLVGRIGLKQYRLYRVVVRYGYRDVQQDSLEFEKALVSSIAEFIRSGDSDQNGYLDGSDSPYERLSVISKGLPFQEEDGEPDGSPESSTRKETNLKLVLSKSRRVRFVLPENVQINSEVHSELQELTEARETGMSFIMGRSYMKAKSGSSLIKRIAINFIYEFLTRNSRGPAYAANVPHVSTLEVGMVCQV